Proteins from a genomic interval of Chryseobacterium indologenes:
- a CDS encoding FAD-binding oxidoreductase, which yields MKPNFTQKVTNWGNYPVVEKEMRSEDSFKKIKEFVLNHNEVIARGNGRCYGDASLGESIFSTKKLNKFISFDRLNGIIECESGVLLSDVLEISVPQGYFLYVTPGTKFISVGGAIASDVHGKNHHAEGCFSEYLIEFKLMTENGEIMTCSREENSEKFWATIGGMGLTGIILTAKFKLKNIESAYIRQESIKADNLDEIFRLFDESESWTYTVAWIDCLQKGQNIGRSILMRGEHAFQHELPQHLGKTPLRLKKKLQPTVPFYFPGFVLNALTVKIFNWLYYKKQTKKEVKNFIDYETFFYPLDAINEWNKIYGKSGFIQYQMVIPKEAGKEGMKRILETIAKSGNGSFLAVLKLFGKNNPQAYNSFPVEGYTLALDFKVNSKLKKLVDQLDSIVQEFGGRIYLTKDSMSRSSLTNYLKNIQSPKFVSLQHKRIINNNS from the coding sequence ATGAAGCCGAATTTTACACAGAAAGTTACAAACTGGGGTAATTACCCGGTAGTGGAAAAAGAAATGAGATCTGAGGACAGCTTCAAAAAAATAAAAGAATTTGTACTCAATCACAACGAAGTTATTGCGAGAGGGAACGGAAGATGCTACGGAGACGCTTCATTGGGAGAATCCATATTTTCTACCAAAAAATTAAATAAGTTCATTAGTTTTGACCGTTTAAACGGAATTATAGAATGCGAATCAGGTGTATTGCTTTCAGATGTTCTTGAAATATCTGTTCCGCAGGGATACTTTTTGTATGTAACTCCCGGAACGAAATTTATTTCCGTTGGAGGAGCCATTGCTTCTGATGTTCATGGAAAAAATCACCATGCAGAAGGATGTTTTTCAGAATATCTGATCGAATTTAAGCTGATGACAGAGAACGGAGAAATCATGACCTGTTCAAGAGAAGAAAATTCAGAAAAGTTCTGGGCTACGATTGGCGGAATGGGACTTACAGGAATTATCCTTACTGCAAAATTTAAACTTAAAAATATTGAATCTGCCTACATTCGTCAGGAAAGTATCAAAGCTGATAATCTGGATGAGATTTTCAGATTGTTTGATGAAAGCGAAAGCTGGACGTATACGGTAGCCTGGATCGATTGCCTTCAGAAAGGACAAAATATCGGGAGAAGTATTCTGATGAGAGGTGAACACGCTTTTCAGCACGAGCTTCCTCAACACCTTGGAAAAACCCCTTTACGATTAAAGAAAAAGTTGCAGCCTACAGTTCCTTTTTATTTTCCCGGATTCGTATTGAATGCATTGACGGTGAAAATTTTCAACTGGTTGTATTATAAAAAACAGACTAAAAAGGAAGTGAAGAATTTTATCGATTATGAAACGTTCTTCTATCCGTTGGATGCTATTAACGAGTGGAATAAAATCTACGGAAAATCAGGTTTTATACAATATCAGATGGTGATTCCCAAAGAAGCAGGGAAAGAAGGGATGAAAAGAATCCTGGAAACCATTGCCAAGAGTGGAAACGGATCCTTTCTGGCGGTGTTGAAACTCTTTGGAAAAAATAATCCGCAGGCTTACAATTCATTTCCTGTAGAAGGATACACGCTGGCACTTGATTTTAAGGTAAATTCAAAACTAAAAAAACTGGTAGATCAGCTGGACAGTATCGTCCAGGAATTTGGAGGGAGAATTTATCTTACCAAAGACAGTATGAGCAGATCGTCTCTGACCAATTACCTGAAAAATATTCAAAGTCCTAAATTTGTGTCTTTACAGCACAAAAGAATCATAAACAACAACTCATAA
- a CDS encoding OmpA family protein → MKFTKTYVAALFLSSALLLTSCEAVQNSNHQQRGTAVGVASGAVLGGILGNNVGRGGNGAIGAVLGGIIGGVAGNVIGNKMDKQARDIKETLPGAQVERVGDGIKVTMNESIVNFAFDSSNLTSVAQGNLDKLAKVLSDNPDTNINIYGHTDSVGKDAYNMALSQRRADAVKSYLIGKGIAGSRMFTKGEGKNMPVASNDTDEGRAKNRRVEFAITANEKMINDAKQGQ, encoded by the coding sequence ATGAAATTTACTAAAACATATGTAGCAGCCCTTTTCTTGTCATCAGCTTTATTATTGACAAGCTGTGAAGCGGTTCAGAATTCAAATCACCAGCAAAGAGGAACAGCCGTAGGTGTTGCTTCAGGAGCAGTACTTGGAGGTATTCTTGGAAATAATGTAGGAAGAGGTGGAAACGGAGCTATCGGTGCTGTATTAGGTGGTATTATCGGTGGTGTTGCAGGGAACGTTATCGGTAACAAAATGGATAAACAAGCCAGAGATATTAAAGAAACTTTACCAGGTGCTCAGGTTGAAAGAGTAGGAGACGGTATCAAAGTTACTATGAACGAAAGTATTGTAAACTTTGCATTCGATTCTTCAAACCTTACTTCTGTTGCACAGGGGAACCTTGATAAATTAGCTAAAGTATTAAGTGATAATCCTGATACCAATATCAACATCTACGGACACACAGACAGCGTAGGTAAGGATGCTTACAACATGGCGCTTTCTCAAAGAAGAGCGGATGCTGTAAAATCATATTTGATAGGAAAAGGAATCGCCGGTAGCAGAATGTTCACAAAAGGTGAAGGTAAAAATATGCCGGTTGCGAGCAATGATACTGACGAAGGAAGAGCTAAAAACAGAAGAGTTGAATTTGCGATTACTGCCAACGAGAAAATGATTAATGATGCCAAGCAAGGACAGTAA
- a CDS encoding HAD-IB family hydrolase, whose product MKKLYCFDFDGTLTYKDTMFMYLKFYDSTRYRIQFLKHVPLFILLKLKLAETEKVKKSFIGSILKGQTQEKIELKSKQFFEHHYPKIVRENALDFIKNIDRNNTQSLLVTASLDIWVKPFAEELKMQLVSTRAEFKNGVFTGNFIGKNCNGKEKLVRIKEEINDSKYDKIIAFGDTSGDRPMLKWANEGHYQFFH is encoded by the coding sequence ATGAAAAAATTGTATTGTTTTGATTTTGACGGAACCCTGACTTATAAAGATACTATGTTTATGTATCTTAAGTTTTACGATTCTACAAGATATAGAATACAGTTTTTAAAGCACGTTCCGCTCTTTATTTTATTGAAACTGAAACTGGCGGAAACTGAAAAAGTAAAAAAAAGTTTCATAGGTTCCATTCTCAAAGGACAAACCCAGGAAAAAATTGAATTAAAATCTAAACAGTTTTTTGAACATCATTATCCTAAAATTGTAAGGGAGAATGCATTAGACTTTATAAAAAATATCGATAGGAATAATACACAAAGTTTATTGGTGACAGCTTCACTGGATATTTGGGTAAAGCCATTTGCAGAAGAATTGAAAATGCAGCTTGTTTCTACACGGGCAGAGTTTAAAAACGGTGTTTTCACCGGGAATTTTATTGGCAAAAACTGCAACGGAAAAGAAAAACTGGTCAGAATAAAGGAGGAAATTAACGATTCTAAGTACGATAAAATTATTGCATTCGGTGATACTTCTGGCGATCGGCCAATGTTGAAGTGGGCAAATGAGGGACATTACCAATTTTTTCATTAA
- a CDS encoding protease complex subunit PrcB family protein, with protein sequence MKRLLIVFSAIIMSCTNVPSQKSSSMQNNAELLASESQGGTKQPGFRIIKDETDFRNVMKAGFQLVEEGKESSHSPEFPKNKKVIVYNLGSFRSGSHKISQIKSISVKNNVLYVEVPAGPPSGGMEIQMISNPWFMFAVPADFQFTSVELKYSK encoded by the coding sequence ATGAAAAGGCTGTTAATCGTATTCTCTGCAATCATAATGAGCTGTACAAATGTACCCTCTCAAAAGTCATCAAGCATGCAAAATAACGCAGAACTCCTTGCCTCTGAGTCACAAGGTGGAACAAAGCAGCCTGGTTTTAGAATCATTAAAGACGAGACTGATTTTCGTAATGTCATGAAGGCAGGCTTTCAATTGGTGGAAGAAGGAAAAGAATCTTCTCATTCTCCGGAATTCCCAAAAAACAAGAAAGTTATTGTCTATAATTTGGGAAGCTTCAGATCAGGAAGCCACAAGATTTCGCAGATCAAAAGTATATCGGTGAAAAATAATGTCCTGTACGTAGAAGTTCCTGCCGGCCCGCCATCCGGTGGAATGGAGATTCAGATGATTTCTAATCCCTGGTTTATGTTTGCAGTCCCTGCAGATTTTCAGTTTACCTCAGTAGAATTAAAATATTCAAAATAA
- a CDS encoding SDR family NAD(P)-dependent oxidoreductase — protein sequence MIVLGSTSEVAQAFVEKALQEGEKFEKIYLFTSNKETTERFARHIDVKFLQQSEVIELDLTKEIDYNRFDYVNSNVLFCAVGYLGEGTEEGLYDNRNTQRIIDINYSKLVPVMNYFAQKFESRRSGTIIGLSSVAGDRGRQSNFIYGSAKAAFTAYLSGLRNYLFDKKVHVLTIKPGFMATKMTEGLPLNPKLTATPKQAAASIYNAFKKQKNVAYVLPVWSIIMMIIRNIPEFIFKKLKL from the coding sequence ATGATAGTCCTGGGAAGTACATCTGAAGTGGCACAGGCTTTTGTGGAAAAAGCACTTCAGGAAGGAGAAAAATTTGAAAAAATCTATCTTTTTACCTCAAATAAAGAAACTACAGAAAGGTTTGCAAGACATATTGACGTCAAGTTTCTGCAGCAGTCTGAAGTGATTGAACTGGATCTGACAAAAGAAATTGATTACAACAGATTTGATTATGTCAATTCAAATGTATTATTTTGTGCCGTAGGATATTTGGGCGAAGGAACGGAGGAAGGCCTGTATGATAACAGAAACACACAGCGTATCATTGATATTAATTACTCAAAGCTGGTTCCGGTTATGAATTATTTTGCCCAGAAGTTTGAGAGCAGAAGGTCGGGGACGATTATCGGGCTTTCTTCAGTAGCAGGAGACAGAGGAAGGCAGAGTAATTTTATCTATGGAAGTGCTAAAGCTGCCTTTACAGCGTATCTGAGTGGTCTAAGGAACTACCTGTTTGATAAAAAAGTACATGTCCTTACCATAAAACCCGGATTTATGGCTACCAAAATGACAGAAGGTTTACCGTTAAATCCTAAATTAACAGCTACCCCAAAGCAAGCTGCTGCCAGTATTTATAACGCTTTCAAAAAGCAGAAGAATGTGGCATATGTTTTGCCGGTTTGGAGTATTATCATGATGATTATCAGGAATATCCCTGAATTTATATTTAAAAAATTAAAGCTTTAA
- the trxA gene encoding thioredoxin, producing MALEITDSSFQDTVLKSDKPVLVDFWAVWCGPCRTLGPIIEEVASDFEGKAVVGKVDVDNNQEISMQYGIRNIPTVLIFKNGEVVDKLVGVAPKEVIAEKLSAHL from the coding sequence ATGGCTTTAGAAATTACAGACAGCTCATTCCAGGATACGGTATTAAAATCTGATAAACCGGTATTAGTAGACTTCTGGGCAGTATGGTGCGGACCATGTAGAACATTAGGACCAATCATCGAAGAAGTTGCTTCAGATTTTGAAGGAAAAGCAGTAGTTGGAAAGGTAGATGTAGACAACAACCAGGAGATTTCAATGCAGTATGGCATCAGAAATATTCCTACAGTTCTTATTTTTAAGAATGGAGAAGTAGTAGACAAATTAGTAGGTGTAGCTCCAAAAGAGGTAATCGCTGAAAAATTAAGCGCTCACTTATAA
- a CDS encoding S8 family serine peptidase, producing the protein MKKVLLAAVFLAGFSFSYAQESKAKSIDPKEDKDLMTWYHKDFSGTKVYGVNTENAYKYLESKGLKPKTVVVGVLDSGVQVDHPGLIKNVWSNPNEVPGNGKDDDGNGYIDDVHGWNFIGGKNGDIDIDNMEVTRVVAKYKPLFEGDDSAKNKANQVKMPEDFAMYMKAKELFNKKSIEAKQGLQTYTMINEVVPNMVKLLGGKPVTAETIASIKAPSDQKDAIALQVLGQVSQSPEFKGKSSADFEKAIREQMKEAIDYYSPQSKQYDLSYDPRKEIVGDNYDDYSEKNYGNNHYEGPDAEHGTHVAGIIAGLPQGKEVQYGIASKVAKIMSVRTVPNGDERDKDVANAIRYAVDNGAKVLNMSFGKPVSPGKNVVWDAFKYAEDKGVLLVKAAGNENEDVAEHLAYPTNFKNVADEKPFVNNVLVVGASTNKNSALRASFSNYNKKMVNVFAPGEEIYSTVPKNEYKYLQGTSMASPVVAGAAAVLLAYMPNLKPYQIIEALVKSSNPSTENGFTDYSQAGGVIDLKKAAEYAYNNFYDGKSTASGNAKPSKSTKKAVKK; encoded by the coding sequence ATGAAAAAGGTATTATTAGCTGCTGTTTTTTTAGCAGGTTTTAGTTTCTCTTATGCTCAGGAATCCAAAGCAAAGAGTATTGATCCAAAAGAAGATAAAGATCTGATGACTTGGTATCATAAAGATTTTTCTGGTACAAAAGTATATGGAGTAAATACGGAAAACGCATACAAATATCTTGAATCTAAAGGCTTAAAACCTAAAACGGTTGTCGTTGGAGTGTTAGACAGCGGAGTTCAGGTAGATCACCCTGGATTAATTAAAAACGTATGGTCCAACCCTAATGAAGTACCTGGAAATGGTAAAGATGATGATGGAAACGGATACATTGATGATGTACACGGATGGAACTTCATCGGAGGGAAAAACGGAGATATCGATATAGATAATATGGAAGTAACCAGAGTGGTTGCTAAATATAAGCCGCTTTTTGAGGGAGATGACTCCGCAAAAAACAAAGCAAATCAGGTTAAAATGCCGGAAGATTTTGCGATGTACATGAAAGCTAAAGAACTTTTTAATAAGAAAAGTATTGAGGCAAAACAAGGTCTTCAAACCTATACAATGATCAATGAGGTCGTTCCGAATATGGTTAAACTATTAGGAGGAAAGCCGGTAACTGCCGAAACGATAGCTTCCATTAAAGCTCCGTCTGACCAGAAAGATGCCATTGCTTTACAGGTTTTAGGGCAGGTATCACAAAGCCCTGAATTTAAAGGAAAATCATCAGCTGATTTTGAGAAAGCAATCAGAGAGCAAATGAAAGAAGCTATCGATTACTATTCTCCGCAGTCAAAACAATACGACTTAAGCTATGATCCGAGAAAAGAAATCGTAGGTGATAACTATGATGACTATTCTGAAAAAAATTATGGTAACAACCATTACGAAGGACCGGATGCAGAGCATGGAACACACGTAGCGGGGATTATTGCAGGACTTCCGCAAGGAAAAGAAGTACAGTATGGTATTGCATCCAAAGTAGCCAAAATCATGTCTGTAAGAACCGTTCCCAACGGAGATGAAAGAGATAAAGATGTTGCCAATGCCATCCGTTATGCAGTAGATAACGGAGCAAAAGTTCTGAATATGAGCTTTGGAAAACCCGTTTCACCCGGTAAAAACGTAGTTTGGGATGCATTTAAGTATGCAGAAGATAAAGGGGTACTTTTGGTAAAGGCAGCAGGTAACGAAAATGAAGACGTAGCAGAACATTTAGCATATCCTACCAACTTTAAAAATGTGGCAGATGAAAAACCATTTGTAAACAACGTTTTGGTTGTAGGGGCAAGTACCAATAAAAATAGTGCTTTGAGAGCAAGTTTCTCAAATTATAATAAGAAAATGGTCAACGTTTTCGCACCGGGAGAGGAGATTTATTCTACCGTTCCTAAAAACGAATACAAGTACCTTCAGGGAACTTCAATGGCATCACCGGTTGTAGCAGGAGCAGCAGCTGTTTTATTAGCGTATATGCCAAATCTGAAACCTTATCAGATCATTGAAGCGCTTGTGAAAAGCAGCAACCCGAGTACAGAAAATGGATTTACCGATTATTCCCAGGCTGGAGGAGTAATAGATTTGAAAAAAGCAGCAGAATATGCTTATAACAATTTCTATGACGGAAAATCTACAGCTTCAGGGAATGCAAAACCTTCGAAATCCACAAAAAAGGCTGTTAAAAAATAG
- the dapB gene encoding 4-hydroxy-tetrahydrodipicolinate reductase: protein MKIALVGYGKMGKIIDEIAQKRGHEVVARLKETPTAENLNNPDVVIEFSLPEVAYDNIKACLENKIPVICGTTGWLEKKAEIEQLAVDNNTAFLYGSNFSLGVNLFFALNEKLAALMKNVDEYSCQLEEIHHIHKKDAPSGTAISIAEGIFKNNPKFDAWKLEETENNQLGIFAIREDEVPGTHSVFYRSEVDEIEIKHTAFNRNGFALGAVVAAEWIKDKKGNFEMKDVLGL from the coding sequence ATGAAAATAGCATTAGTTGGTTATGGGAAAATGGGTAAGATCATTGATGAGATCGCTCAGAAAAGAGGTCATGAAGTGGTAGCCCGCCTGAAGGAGACTCCAACTGCTGAAAATCTTAATAACCCGGATGTTGTTATTGAATTCTCTTTGCCGGAAGTTGCATATGATAACATCAAAGCCTGCCTTGAAAATAAAATTCCTGTAATCTGCGGAACAACAGGCTGGCTGGAGAAAAAAGCTGAAATTGAGCAACTGGCTGTAGATAATAACACTGCCTTCTTGTATGGCTCCAACTTTAGTCTGGGAGTGAATTTGTTTTTTGCTTTGAACGAAAAATTAGCCGCTTTGATGAAAAATGTTGATGAGTATTCCTGTCAGCTGGAAGAAATTCACCACATTCATAAAAAAGATGCACCCAGCGGAACCGCTATTTCTATTGCGGAAGGAATCTTTAAAAACAATCCGAAATTCGATGCATGGAAACTGGAGGAAACAGAGAATAATCAACTGGGAATTTTTGCTATTCGTGAAGATGAAGTTCCGGGAACCCACAGTGTGTTTTACAGAAGCGAAGTAGATGAGATTGAAATCAAACATACCGCTTTCAACAGAAATGGATTTGCATTAGGAGCTGTAGTCGCTGCAGAATGGATTAAAGATAAAAAAGGGAACTTCGAAATGAAAGACGTTTTAGGGCTTTAA
- a CDS encoding lipocalin family protein, with amino-acid sequence MKKLLLAGMLGTSLFAVSCSSVNKAATSQNQRADFLKMKGDWQIVSIDYEKGYKIKPFDEGADAQCFVGSHWRLIPNNWTGAYTLNGGGSCPAITQPIKFEVKNGNTFMFKKVLDGTKAKQNIAGYTLTLINQTTDQFSLQQDVPFEGGSVKVVYNFERAGMK; translated from the coding sequence ATGAAAAAGTTACTACTTGCAGGGATGTTGGGAACATCACTTTTTGCAGTGTCGTGTTCCTCTGTAAACAAAGCAGCTACATCTCAGAATCAGAGAGCTGATTTCCTTAAAATGAAAGGAGACTGGCAGATTGTAAGCATAGATTACGAAAAAGGATATAAAATTAAACCTTTCGATGAAGGAGCAGATGCACAGTGTTTTGTAGGAAGTCACTGGAGACTTATCCCTAACAACTGGACTGGTGCTTATACGTTAAATGGAGGAGGAAGTTGTCCGGCTATCACACAGCCTATCAAATTTGAAGTGAAAAACGGGAATACATTTATGTTTAAAAAAGTTTTAGATGGTACTAAAGCAAAACAAAACATAGCAGGGTATACATTGACATTAATTAACCAGACTACAGATCAGTTTTCACTTCAGCAAGATGTTCCTTTCGAAGGAGGAAGCGTAAAAGTTGTTTACAACTTTGAAAGAGCAGGAATGAAATAA
- a CDS encoding cysteine desulfurase, translated as MDKIYLDNAATTPLADEVIDAMVGTMKMNFGNPSSTHSFGQEAKILIENVRRQVADYLHVTPAEIIFTSCGTESNNMIIKSSVEHLGVERIISSPLEHKCVSESILDMKSRKGVEVNYIRPNEKGDIDLNKLEELLKSSDKKTLVSLMHANNEIGNIINLKKVAELCKENNALFHSDTVQTMAHMNLDLSDIPVDFASCSAHKFHGPKGAGFAFIRKATGLKGIITGGPQERSLRAGTENVAGIVGLGKALELSLNHMEDYTNHMQSIKDYAIERLSAEIEGIKFNGRSAEKENSLYTVLSALLPYKNPLIGLQLDMKGIAISQGSACSSGASKPSMVMMMVLSEDEMDHCTPLRISFSHMTAKSDIDALVDALKEISKDFAIEKTNVEHR; from the coding sequence ATGGATAAAATATATTTAGATAATGCCGCAACCACTCCGCTTGCAGATGAAGTTATAGATGCAATGGTAGGTACGATGAAGATGAATTTCGGAAACCCGTCTTCAACTCACAGCTTTGGCCAGGAAGCAAAAATCCTTATTGAAAATGTAAGAAGACAGGTTGCAGACTATCTTCATGTAACTCCTGCTGAGATCATTTTCACTTCCTGCGGAACAGAATCCAATAACATGATCATCAAATCTTCGGTAGAACACCTTGGGGTTGAGAGAATCATCAGTTCTCCTCTCGAACATAAATGTGTCTCTGAGAGTATTTTGGATATGAAAAGCAGAAAAGGAGTGGAGGTAAACTACATCCGTCCTAATGAAAAAGGAGATATTGATCTTAATAAACTGGAAGAATTATTAAAATCTTCAGATAAAAAAACTTTGGTAAGCTTAATGCATGCCAACAATGAAATCGGAAACATCATCAATTTAAAAAAGGTTGCTGAGCTTTGCAAAGAGAATAACGCGCTTTTCCATTCGGATACCGTACAGACTATGGCCCATATGAACCTTGATCTTTCCGATATTCCGGTTGATTTTGCTTCCTGCAGTGCCCATAAATTCCACGGTCCCAAAGGAGCCGGCTTTGCTTTCATCAGAAAGGCAACAGGTTTAAAAGGTATCATTACAGGAGGTCCTCAGGAAAGAAGCCTGAGAGCAGGTACGGAAAATGTAGCAGGAATTGTAGGACTTGGAAAAGCATTAGAACTTTCCCTGAATCATATGGAAGACTATACCAATCATATGCAGTCAATCAAAGATTATGCTATTGAAAGGCTTTCTGCTGAAATAGAAGGGATAAAATTCAACGGACGCAGTGCTGAGAAAGAAAACAGTCTTTATACGGTATTAAGTGCATTATTACCCTATAAAAACCCATTGATCGGCCTTCAGCTTGATATGAAAGGAATTGCGATTTCCCAGGGAAGTGCATGTTCTTCCGGAGCCTCAAAACCTTCTATGGTGATGATGATGGTACTCAGTGAAGATGAAATGGATCATTGTACCCCTTTACGTATATCTTTCAGCCACATGACGGCAAAATCAGATATTGATGCCCTGGTGGATGCCCTGAAAGAAATCTCAAAGGACTTTGCTATAGAAAAAACTAATGTTGAGCATAGATAG
- a CDS encoding decaprenyl-phosphate phosphoribosyltransferase: MKKYLKLLRVEQWVKNLFVFVPLFFSGNITNLDLLAKSIFAFIIFSLAASVVYILNDYNDIEADKKHPEKRRRPLASGAISKSKAIAILIGLVVADIALVFFAQLYFHEFLWKFATIIGFYVVMNLAYTFRLKHVPIIDIFIIAIGFVLRVLAGGYITGISISQWAILLTFVLALVLAIGKRRGELINAQVSGKTRRALDGYNVQFADIALSISITLAIVCYLMFTLSPEVQARFHERVFYTVVFVVFALLRYLQQTLVYNRTESPTKIVYRDRYIQVTLLLWVAAFLIQIYFKK, encoded by the coding sequence ATGAAGAAATATTTAAAACTGCTCCGGGTGGAGCAATGGGTAAAAAACCTGTTTGTATTTGTCCCTCTGTTTTTCTCAGGTAATATTACCAACTTAGATTTACTTGCCAAAAGTATCTTTGCTTTTATCATTTTCTCACTGGCTGCCAGTGTCGTTTATATTTTGAATGACTACAATGATATTGAAGCAGACAAAAAACATCCTGAGAAACGAAGACGCCCTTTAGCAAGCGGTGCCATATCAAAATCAAAAGCAATTGCCATTTTAATTGGATTGGTTGTTGCAGATATTGCCCTTGTATTCTTTGCTCAACTTTATTTTCATGAATTTTTATGGAAGTTTGCTACCATCATTGGCTTTTATGTGGTGATGAACCTAGCCTACACATTCAGGTTAAAGCATGTTCCGATTATTGATATCTTTATTATAGCCATTGGTTTTGTATTAAGAGTATTGGCCGGCGGTTATATCACGGGAATCAGTATTTCACAATGGGCTATTTTACTGACTTTTGTGCTGGCACTGGTTCTGGCTATCGGAAAAAGAAGAGGAGAGCTTATCAATGCACAGGTTTCCGGAAAAACACGAAGAGCACTTGACGGTTATAATGTACAGTTTGCAGACATCGCCTTATCAATATCGATAACCCTGGCAATTGTTTGTTATCTGATGTTTACCCTGTCACCTGAAGTACAGGCCAGGTTTCATGAAAGAGTATTTTATACGGTTGTCTTTGTAGTGTTTGCTCTTTTAAGATATCTGCAGCAGACACTGGTGTACAACAGAACAGAATCTCCTACAAAAATTGTCTACAGAGACCGCTACATACAGGTTACTTTATTACTTTGGGTTGCCGCATTTTTAATTCAAATTTACTTTAAAAAATGA
- a CDS encoding PT domain-containing protein → MRNHLPTNQPTNQPTNQPTNLTGY, encoded by the coding sequence ATCCGCAATCATTTACCAACCAACCAACCAACCAACCAACCAACCAACCAACCAACCAACCTAACAGGTTATTGA
- a CDS encoding WbqC family protein: MKNVLLPVFYMPPVSWFSVLLDTENDITLEQFENFPKQTYRNRANIYGANGKLSLIIPINHNGKREFKDIEISYREDWRTLHWKSIQTAYQSSPYFEYYEDKFRKIFDLKEKFLLDFNLKGIEIIQQILKTEKAYSLNEEYIKNPEGISFREKFSAKLPSEFGMEDYYQTFSDKYGFLEDLSVLDLICNKGPESLTYIKSIKLK, encoded by the coding sequence ATGAAGAATGTATTATTACCGGTATTTTATATGCCCCCGGTTTCATGGTTTTCAGTCCTTTTGGATACTGAAAACGACATTACACTTGAACAGTTTGAAAATTTTCCCAAGCAAACCTACAGAAACAGAGCTAATATCTATGGAGCCAACGGTAAGCTGTCACTGATTATTCCCATTAATCATAACGGAAAAAGAGAATTCAAGGATATCGAGATTTCTTACAGAGAAGATTGGAGAACCCTTCACTGGAAATCCATTCAGACCGCGTATCAAAGTTCTCCCTATTTCGAGTATTATGAAGACAAGTTCAGGAAAATATTTGATTTGAAAGAAAAATTCCTTTTGGATTTTAACCTTAAAGGGATAGAAATCATCCAACAGATACTGAAAACAGAAAAGGCATACTCTTTGAATGAAGAATATATCAAAAATCCCGAAGGGATCAGTTTCAGAGAAAAATTCTCAGCAAAGCTTCCTTCAGAATTTGGAATGGAAGACTATTATCAGACATTCTCAGATAAGTATGGATTTCTGGAAGATTTATCGGTTTTAGATCTTATTTGTAACAAAGGACCGGAATCTCTTACTTATATAAAAAGTATTAAATTAAAATAA